The Anticarsia gemmatalis isolate Benzon Research Colony breed Stoneville strain chromosome 1, ilAntGemm2 primary, whole genome shotgun sequence sequence GTTGTCATAAACACAGCCTAATCTATTATGTTTGTTTCAGGCTTGGGTTTGGGTTTCATCCAAAACTCGTCATTTGTGGCTATAAATAGCTACTTCAAGCTAAAGAAAAGCCGAGCTGTGGGTCTCGCCAATGTGGGCACAGGTGTGGGACAGACCGTAATGCCACACTTAGTGAGGTACCTGCTAGAAAATTACGGGTTCCGTGGCGCATGCTTGCTGCTGTCCGGTCTCAGTTTACACGGAgtaagtgttttgttttattgtgtttttatttgttacgtaTTGTTTTCATTTGGTACAATGTAAACAGTGTGTTGAGTGAGACATTCGGACTACAACTGAACGCTAAACAAACGAGACTCAACATTTTTAGCATATTTTAAGCCGACGAAAAGAGGCAAATGGTTTCTTGTGCTTTAAATACAGTCAGAAAAGCATATTAGGTGCTAAAACCATACCAAACACCTAATTAAGATGCTGAAATCACAAAAAACGACactattatttacaaatcattCACATTTTAGATAGCTGGTTGCATGCTCATCCAGCCAGTTGAAAGACACATGAAGAAAATAGAAGAAGAAGTGACTGTAGATGAAACACTACATTTACTGCAAGACAAACAAAAGGATGTAGTTGTCAGAAAAATATCCCAATCGAACATGGACGCACAAAGGAATGATAGACGACTAACCGAGCCCGATTTAACAAATGGAAATGAAAAACGTAGGGAAATCGCGCTGAGCAATAAAGAACTAAACGgtgggaaaataaataaatcagacgCAAATGGTCTAAACGGTAAGTAAAGCaatgtttttgtgtaaatttaAAAGTCTTACATTTCGTTATTTTGAGGCAAATGCCCTCTTTATGTTGAATTAAGTTGTTCACTTTGATATTTACTATGTTTGTAGAAGCAACAATTTGGATTAATGTCTTGTGAAACGGtggtattcatattttatgtcaaaCCGACTAgaagctattaaaataatatttttgtgcgCGTGTAGAAAAATGAGCATCTTGTCACAATTCACGAGAGTAACGAGGCTTTGTACCTCGGTGGAAACAATAGCGTTTaggttaaattataattattaataataatattattgtccgTCATTTGTATGTGTTCGTAAAGTTCTACATGacaattataataactatgaattgaaaatgtgtatttagaaagaatatacATTCTACAGAATACAttcgcaataaataaatagcatataaaatatataaataattcttaccCCTTGGGGCGTAATTatagctagtaataaataacgtAGAGATCATTGTTTTTGCTTTTATCTCATTAACAGTTATCGTTATTAAAGCTTAATAGATAATAGCGTACATCGTgctattaataacatattattggCAGGGGATTGTGAAACAAGCGTAGATGAATACCGACCAAAAATATCATATtgctataatatttatgtataattttctattattggCTATCAAAGTAAACCTTTTTAAATGATCTACAATTAgtgtattaattacttttttttttgcacaaacaaatcaataattttaaatgaaaaattattatctaCTTCGTGAAAAGTTATACTTCTATATTGTTATTCTATATTGTATTCTAATATACTTCTATATTGTTGCATTCGTACATTTAAAAAGCGTATTTAATACTGTCGTTGTGTCCACCTTGATCATATAAGTTTCAAATTCATACGAAaatttcaactaaaatatttcattgttacaGGAGCCATTAGCCCCATGGCTGAGAAGAAAACGACCTTATTGAGAAAGCTATACGATCTATTTGGCATTGCACTGTTGTCTGACGTGAGGTTCATCAACATTGTGATCGGTACAGCTTTGGCCGTCACTTCTACGCAGAACTTCAGTATGCTGTATCCATTCTTCTTGcaggtaaatattaaaaagagttGTGGTGTACCACGGGTTAGAAACGTAAAGCGTAATTTtctaatagtaatatttatttatcgacaaattttgcataaaattctCTGATTAGCACCTCTCCAcaatttttaagtacataaattgcatataatactaatattccATAATTTTGGGACGTacaaaaatgtaagtattatttttgagGAACTATATGACATTTTATgtaacttaaattaataataaatgggATGAATATGTTCTTCAAGGCTAAGAATATACGGCATAAATTATGCAACCTGGCATGTATTTTTCAGTTGCTAAAAAAATGTGTcttgcaatttttttacaatttgaaGATTTATCAACGGCAGTAATCTTTGAACACGATATTTGATAAATGATATAGATATTAAGAGATAGAGTATTTTCTAATgaattatatgtattatgtaattttaaaagaatgtgCGTTATCTTTGTTGGATAATATGCAAAAACCGCTaccattttaattttctatcaTATTAACACTATCCAAAGTCTAACGATAACGTTAAAATTGATTCTGAATTGATACAACATCAGTAGCGCGTCAGTCTACGGTCACTGCGAgcatcgagaatttgacatttaaagtacGTAACCATTAGTTCCTAAGGTACTcgttagaagcgctgatcagatttttaaacGATATATTTCTCGACAATGGTAGAAAATCAGGTTACAGTTAGTAATCGTAAACATAGTTTAGGCCGAAATAGTTGAAATAGATTTTGTCACCGTCAATTTCATCTAAGTGTGAATGCGGAGATGTATTCATGAAAGACACCCACGCTTCACTGTTTAACAGTATTATAATCAAACTTAGTACTACTAttgaaattattcaaatcgaAACCGGGAAATCTCTATAACACTTTGTCCAACTCGGAAATCAAACCTGAAACCAGCTTTCAAATACAATCTAACGACGCTATTggttttaattaatgaaaatgacTTAAAGCCGTTTACTTAGCTCATGTATaatatcagtagcgcgattctcgaTTACTtacgactatcgacaactggttagctatcgatatattttgcgtgaaaatctgttcagcgcctccaGCTGccgctgtaggaactattttggcagtttattttaaatgtcaaactctcaatactctacagtacagactgtagagaatcatgcTACAATGCTTGAGCTTGTTCTAATGACGTCATCGCGTTTCAGAAAGTGGCATCGATGGATAAACAGCAAACCGCAAATTGTATGTCAGCGGTCGCAGCTGCAGATATAATGGGTCGTCTTATCTTGCCCGTGTTCCaagacaaatataaaataaaggcGAGGTGGATGCTCATCATGACCTGCATTTGGCTGATCGTTATCAGACAGAGTGAGTATGCTTGCAGATATTAGTGTTCTTAATCCACTCAATTGTCcttatttaagatttttaatcattgcgttagttattttaaagtgaatttCTGATTCatcttgaagaaaaaaaaacttagattATGTACTTGTGTAGTTCTATCAAATCACCGCCGTGCTTGGCTTTTTTAAGGTATTCTTAAcactgtaaaaaaaacaaaagatttcgTCTGTTTCTGTTTTTATAAAGAGATTAAAGTATTCTAGCAAaggtacaaaaaatactttgttattaATTCACCAGTAATAGAAACATAATTAAACAATGATTTCTTGCCTGCAGTTCTGGCGTACCAGACCAACTTGGAAGTACTCCTCGCTATGTCTGCTCTCTACGGCTTCGGTAGGAGTATGATCATCGTCGCCAGAAACATTGCGATATCAGAAAACTGTAAGCTAGAACAAGTGCCTGCCGCGGTCGGCTTGGGCATGTTGACCATGGGCATTATTGTACCACCAGCAGGGTACTTCCTAGGATGGATAAGAGACTTTACCGGCAGTTACATTGCTTGCATAACAGCACAAAATGCGTTATTAGTCGTACTTTTAGTGACATGGATACCTGACATGTTGTATCTATACATGAAGGACAAAAAGCAACAGAAGAGGAATACTGACCAAATTTCGTAGAGACTGAACAAAGTGATGTTggcttaaattattatttggaaATACTCTATAGTGCATTGAATTGCACATAAGTTAGAAACATTTTAAGAGCCGAAACGACAATCAGTTCTATGATTACGATCACAAGTTTATGAAAGCAGGATATATAGAAGCTAAATATAGTTTTAGAAGACGTAATATACTGTAtaagatttcaaaataatttccaGTCTTTCTTTGGACAAGAGAGAGACGGGCCATAAGATTTACCTCCAAAAATTGTGATAGATAATAGGCTGAAAATTCTATGGTGTGTGGTCCAGTGGTCATTTGTAGGATAGGATGTTACTTTAAGATGACCTAAGTACCTGAAGAATTTAGCGTCGCGGCTGTGAATAACacacatatatttatgtaaactacTTAAAGACATGGGTGATTCTCAAAATTTTTTCTTGGGGACCAAGTTGCAGTTGATAAGTGCCTTGAGAATGTTCGTAGCTGGAAGGTGTTGCCATAGCAACAGcataaataatcatgatagTTAGTTAAAAGAAGAGGTGTTTTTTATGAGAATCGACCAAATTagtacttatgttttttttatttaatattgaacaaattgatataattaattgttattgttatatgaATATTTGTTGGTTGTGATTGGTTGAGTGACTTGAGAGAATGAACGGTGtatattttgtagataacgatgtaaatttttgtataatatatttctagtctaataaatcaattatgttaaactttgacattttatttaataccagAAGCATCGTGGCTCCAATTTTACTGCAACGACATACTCTAAAAAATCGTTTACCAATATACATCAAGCTAagattaaacatattattatcagaggtaataaagttattattaggtAGCTAATGCAGACTTGCCTTCAAAATATTATCGTTGAGAGAGCTTCTTCGAACATATCACACGATTATAATTGTGttctatagtccgacaacttagtagagaaccttgtatacaaggttgACAGCTAGCAgaggtaaacaaaataaaaaaaatatgaaaaccaTTCACACGTAGACTTATGTAATGGACAGTGGCTTGCTTGCTATCGCTTTTAGTTTTGGATATCCCTTATGATATTAATTGTcattatattttagataaatcttGCCAAGGCTCTTAAGTCaagacaatatattattttcgtacATATTCTATCTTACAGTATCACTATACTCATTTAAGCATTTCAATTCATTACCATTTCACGTCTGATCAAAAACAAGCTCCATATTACTTTGGCTATAGTCGTTTAATATAAGAGCTCTTTACAAGGCGTATTCATGTTAGCCGCAGTGACAGGTGGTCGTTGCACAGAgagtatattttgtatattttaaggCGTCTATGCAAATTCAGTGCCTTTGGACATAAGTCTACGCTAGACAGCGCTTACGGCACTGACCACAAACTTCAGGTTCAAAAATATCTTGTTGATGGGTTATTTTTggtctgtttttattttggataGTAATTGTTTTGATTGAACGAACGTTAAGACTAAATAATTGTGTTAATCAGTTACCCTTGAACAGAAAAACGTAATACTGTACTTGGTATCCTGTGGTCGGTTGGAATTTAGAATTGCCCAGTgacaaaaatgatattttttttattaccaatttCATTTATTGGCTATTACTGAACTCTGGAATTTTAGGCAAGTCTGATAAAATACTTCGCCCAATTAAggaaatctaatatataaaattctcgcgtcacagatTTCGTTTCTCCGTTTCGAGTATCATCAAATCGTCAGTTCCGATTATCAGCTTTAGGTCAAAGTCAATTTCGATTACGCATTGGGCGTTTTTTCAACGATTACAATGACATATGAGTTTTAAATGCGCAATAAAATTCACTACATGTGTAACTACTCCGAACCTTTGTCTAGAGCCGTCGATTACTAGAGATTTCCCGGTTGTCAATCAcatcaatatcataataataaacaagatGACTACAATGCGTAAACTGATAGCTGCAGTAATTAGTGACGttgattaatataatactaaacgGTACTA is a genomic window containing:
- the LOC142973541 gene encoding monocarboxylate transporter 12-like, which produces MSAEKNSLVTSQKTQKIIKLVPPDGGWGWMVLIGTALSNIFNQSMLSLFSLLYGDALEAMGHRTQGAALVLSTMLFVSNFGGPIAGAVVKLTSTRFVAVTGACFCTVGIFFSGFSSNIWHLVITYGVLLGLGLGFIQNSSFVAINSYFKLKKSRAVGLANVGTGVGQTVMPHLVRYLLENYGFRGACLLLSGLSLHGIAGCMLIQPVERHMKKIEEEVTVDETLHLLQDKQKDVVVRKISQSNMDAQRNDRRLTEPDLTNGNEKRREIALSNKELNGGKINKSDANGLNGAISPMAEKKTTLLRKLYDLFGIALLSDVRFINIVIGTALAVTSTQNFSMLYPFFLQKVASMDKQQTANCMSAVAAADIMGRLILPVFQDKYKIKARWMLIMTCIWLIVIRQILAYQTNLEVLLAMSALYGFGRSMIIVARNIAISENCKLEQVPAAVGLGMLTMGIIVPPAGYFLGWIRDFTGSYIACITAQNALLVVLLVTWIPDMLYLYMKDKKQQKRNTDQIS